From one Rhizobium lentis genomic stretch:
- the secDF gene encoding protein translocase subunit SecDF → MLHFSRWKTLLIWLVAFAAVVVAAPNLLSEAQRSSLPGWLRNDRVTLGLDLQGGSHIVLKVERSDIVKDRLEEAVANVRNALRGAGIRYTGLTGNGQTVTVRITDPAETQKAVDLLEPLTTAGGQSGLALQQGGEGQLSLQISDAGIAADVVSTRNRSLDVVGRRITGFGYKDFQVRPEGADRIAVQVLGSVDAERLKNILNQPAKLSFRLLDESMSGQEALNGRWPATSEVLYSLDDPPVPYLVDRTAFVTGANMIDIEPAIAPQTQDTSIVYRLDAEGTQRLAEATSRNIGKHLAIVFDDQVMSSPVIDAAITGGEGRISANFSEDGVRDLAVMLRAGALPATLTSVEERSISPSFGADSIVSGLVAGLVAVVLVAALMIALYRILGVIAVVSLFFNLILIVAGLSLAGATLTLPGIAGIVLIVGMAVDSNVLIYERIREEERAGPSFARAVDRGFSRAFATIVDANVTIFIAAIILLFLGSESIRGFAVTLAAGILTTVITAFTLTRSIVAVWLKARHPRHLPKSVVAHLFEHTNVRFMGIRRFVFTASAAISLIAMAAFATVGLQLGIDFTGGSLIEVTAKQGNADIDDLRSRLDELNLGEVSVEPTGRPSNARIRIASQGGGENAEQSAATLVRGELAADYDFRRVEVVGPAISGELTMMATLGIVAALAAILIYIWIRFEWQFAVGAIVATLHDVIIMLGLFVLTGIEFNLTSIAAVLTIVGYSLNDTVVVYDRMRENLKRYRKMPLPILIDASINQTLSRTVLTAATTLLALLALYLFGGDVIRSFSFAMLFGVALGTFSSIYIAAPVLIVFRLRPEASNGEESNKTDAGVRSGTVV, encoded by the coding sequence ATGTTGCATTTTTCCCGTTGGAAAACACTTCTGATTTGGCTGGTTGCGTTTGCGGCCGTCGTCGTCGCTGCGCCCAATCTCTTGAGCGAGGCGCAGCGTTCATCTCTGCCGGGATGGTTGCGAAACGACCGCGTGACGCTCGGTCTCGACCTGCAGGGCGGTTCGCATATCGTTCTGAAGGTCGAGCGTTCCGATATCGTCAAGGACCGCCTGGAGGAGGCGGTTGCGAATGTGCGCAACGCGTTGCGGGGCGCCGGCATCCGCTATACCGGGCTGACCGGAAACGGCCAGACCGTGACGGTCCGGATTACCGATCCGGCCGAGACGCAGAAGGCGGTCGATCTCCTGGAGCCTTTGACGACGGCCGGCGGCCAGTCAGGGTTGGCGCTGCAGCAGGGCGGGGAAGGGCAGCTCTCGCTACAGATTTCCGATGCCGGCATTGCCGCCGACGTTGTATCCACCCGGAACCGGTCGCTTGATGTCGTCGGTCGCCGCATCACAGGCTTCGGATACAAGGATTTCCAGGTTCGTCCCGAAGGCGCCGACCGGATCGCCGTGCAGGTGCTGGGATCGGTCGATGCGGAGCGGCTTAAGAATATTCTGAACCAACCGGCCAAGCTTTCCTTTCGTCTGCTCGACGAAAGCATGTCCGGGCAGGAGGCACTCAACGGCCGCTGGCCGGCTACCTCCGAAGTGCTCTATTCGCTCGACGATCCGCCGGTGCCCTATCTTGTCGACCGCACGGCTTTCGTCACCGGCGCCAACATGATCGATATCGAACCTGCCATCGCTCCGCAGACGCAGGATACCTCGATTGTCTATCGTCTCGACGCCGAAGGCACGCAGCGGTTGGCTGAGGCGACGAGTCGGAATATTGGCAAGCACCTTGCCATCGTCTTCGACGATCAGGTGATGTCGTCGCCGGTCATCGATGCGGCGATCACCGGCGGCGAGGGGCGGATTTCGGCAAACTTCTCCGAGGATGGCGTTCGTGACCTTGCGGTGATGCTGCGCGCCGGCGCCTTGCCCGCGACGCTGACGAGCGTCGAGGAGCGCAGCATAAGCCCGAGCTTCGGTGCCGACTCCATCGTCTCCGGCCTGGTTGCCGGCCTCGTCGCCGTCGTGCTGGTCGCAGCACTGATGATCGCGCTCTACCGCATTCTCGGCGTCATCGCCGTCGTCTCGCTCTTTTTCAACCTGATCCTCATCGTCGCGGGGCTCAGTCTTGCCGGTGCGACACTCACCTTGCCCGGCATTGCCGGCATCGTGCTGATCGTCGGCATGGCGGTCGATTCCAACGTGCTGATCTATGAGCGCATCCGCGAAGAGGAAAGAGCCGGCCCCTCCTTTGCACGGGCCGTCGACCGCGGCTTCTCCCGCGCGTTTGCCACGATCGTCGACGCGAATGTCACAATCTTCATCGCCGCCATCATCCTCCTCTTCCTCGGCAGCGAATCCATCCGCGGTTTCGCCGTGACGCTGGCGGCCGGCATTCTGACGACCGTCATCACGGCTTTCACGCTGACGCGCTCGATCGTCGCCGTCTGGCTGAAAGCGCGCCATCCCCGGCATTTGCCGAAGAGCGTTGTGGCGCATCTTTTCGAGCACACCAATGTCCGCTTCATGGGGATCCGCCGCTTTGTCTTCACGGCGTCGGCCGCGATCTCGCTGATCGCCATGGCGGCCTTTGCCACTGTCGGCCTGCAGCTCGGCATCGATTTTACCGGCGGCTCGCTCATCGAGGTGACGGCGAAACAGGGCAATGCCGACATCGATGATCTCAGGTCGCGCCTCGACGAGCTCAATCTCGGCGAGGTCAGCGTCGAGCCTACGGGCCGGCCGTCGAATGCGCGCATCCGCATCGCGTCCCAAGGCGGCGGCGAGAATGCCGAGCAATCGGCGGCGACGCTGGTGCGCGGCGAACTCGCGGCCGATTACGATTTCCGCCGCGTCGAGGTCGTCGGTCCTGCCATCTCTGGCGAATTGACGATGATGGCCACACTGGGGATCGTTGCCGCCCTCGCGGCGATCCTGATCTACATTTGGATCCGCTTCGAATGGCAGTTCGCCGTCGGCGCCATCGTTGCCACGCTGCACGACGTCATCATCATGCTCGGTCTCTTCGTGCTGACCGGAATCGAGTTCAACCTGACGAGCATCGCCGCCGTACTGACCATCGTCGGTTATTCCCTGAATGACACGGTCGTCGTCTATGACCGGATGCGCGAGAATCTTAAGCGATACAGGAAGATGCCGCTGCCGATCCTGATCGATGCCTCGATCAATCAGACATTGTCGCGCACTGTCCTGACAGCGGCGACGACGCTGCTTGCGTTGCTCGCGCTGTATCTTTTCGGCGGCGATGTTATCCGCTCCTTCTCCTTTGCGATGCTGTTCGGGGTCGCTCTCGGCACTTTCTCTTCGATCTATATCGCGGCTCCCGTGTTGATCGTCTTCCGGCTGCGGCCCGAGGCTTCCAACGGAGAAGAGAGCAACAAGACGGACGCTGGTGTAAGATCCGGCACGGTGGTTTGA
- a CDS encoding Mth938-like domain-containing protein, which yields MAKGIEIRAAHFPGRAPIDTYGNGGFRFADMSHRGSILCLPSGIHGWDMDMSKPLSLENFRRVLEEAGDIEVLLVGTGTELRRLPDELKQALKARGISSDPMSTGAAVRTFNIMLSEQRAVAAALIAV from the coding sequence ATGGCAAAAGGCATAGAAATCCGCGCGGCGCATTTTCCCGGCCGAGCTCCGATCGACACATACGGCAATGGCGGTTTCCGTTTTGCCGACATGTCGCATCGCGGCTCCATCCTTTGCCTGCCCTCCGGCATTCACGGGTGGGACATGGACATGTCGAAGCCGCTGTCGCTTGAAAATTTCCGCCGTGTGCTGGAAGAGGCTGGTGATATCGAGGTTCTGCTTGTCGGCACCGGAACCGAGCTTCGTCGTCTGCCCGACGAATTGAAGCAGGCGCTGAAGGCGCGCGGCATCTCCTCCGATCCGATGAGTACAGGTGCCGCGGTCCGAACCTTCAACATCATGCTGTCCGAGCAGCGCGCCGTCGCCGCGGCATTGATTGCGGTCTGA
- a CDS encoding phytoene/squalene synthase family protein — MAEANIATNQGICLAMLRDNDRDRYLACLLSPEDKRGSLAALYAFNAELARVRDLVHEPLPGEVRMQYWRDLLEGSAHGSTAANPVAAALLTAIETHRLPRKTLVDMIEARTFDLYDDPMETRLTLEGYAGETASALIQLASLVLSPEEAARSADAAGHAGVAQAIAGLLLLMPLHCRRGQLYIPLQILSATGLDRDTFLAGEDRPRISAAVEAFAGLGRDHLAKARAAAPIAAAVFPAFLPAVLAEPVLLKAQRRGALLFDRPLQPPQWRRQLRMALAAFRRKL; from the coding sequence ATGGCTGAAGCGAATATTGCGACGAACCAGGGGATCTGCCTGGCGATGCTGCGCGACAATGATCGCGACCGTTATCTTGCATGCCTGCTGTCACCGGAGGATAAGCGCGGGTCGCTTGCTGCCCTTTACGCCTTCAATGCCGAGCTTGCCCGTGTCCGCGATCTCGTGCACGAGCCGCTGCCCGGCGAGGTGCGCATGCAATATTGGCGGGATCTGCTGGAAGGCAGCGCCCATGGTTCGACGGCGGCCAATCCGGTTGCCGCAGCGCTTCTGACGGCGATCGAAACGCATCGCCTGCCGCGCAAGACGCTGGTCGACATGATCGAGGCTCGCACCTTCGATCTCTATGACGACCCGATGGAGACGCGGCTGACGCTCGAGGGTTATGCCGGCGAGACGGCATCCGCGCTGATCCAGCTCGCAAGCCTCGTGCTTTCGCCGGAGGAGGCCGCGCGATCGGCGGATGCCGCCGGCCATGCCGGCGTCGCCCAGGCGATTGCCGGCCTGTTGCTGCTGATGCCGCTGCATTGCCGCCGCGGCCAGCTCTATATTCCGTTGCAAATCCTTTCCGCCACCGGTCTCGACCGCGATACCTTCCTCGCCGGCGAAGACCGGCCGCGCATCTCCGCCGCTGTCGAAGCCTTCGCCGGCCTCGGCCGCGATCATCTGGCAAAGGCAAGAGCAGCAGCGCCGATTGCAGCAGCCGTCTTTCCGGCCTTCTTGCCGGCGGTGCTGGCCGAACCAGTGCTCCTCAAGGCGCAGAGGCGTGGCGCTCTCCTGTTCGACCGGCCGCTGCAGCCGCCGCAGTGGCGCCGCCAGCTCAGAATGGCGCTGGCCGCATTCCGCAGGAAACTTTGA
- the trmFO gene encoding methylenetetrahydrofolate--tRNA-(uracil(54)-C(5))-methyltransferase (FADH(2)-oxidizing) TrmFO, translating into MNTISSYSPIHVVGGGLAGSEAAWQIASAGVPVILHEMRGVRGTDAHKTEGLAELVCSNSFRSDDATSNAVGVIHAEMRMAGSLIMAAADRHQVPAGGALAVDRDGFSDAVTHAIHDHPLITVVREEITGLPPSDWDLAIVATGPLTAPSLATAIQAETGEDSLAFFDAIAPIVYRESIDMDICWYQSRYDKVGPGGTGKDYINCPMDEAQYNAFVDALIAGDTVGFKEWEGTPYFDGCLPIEVMAERGRETLRHGPMKPMGLTNAHNPTVKAYAVVQLRQDNALGTLYNMVGFQTKLKYGAQAEIFRMIPGLENAEFARLGGLHRNTYINSPTLLDRSLTLKSRAGLRFAGQITGCEGYVESASVGLLAGRFAAAERKGEAISLPPTTTALGSLLGHITGGHIVTDEEPGKRSFQPMNINFGLFPELEPGSIVKPEGVKRFRGKDKTIMKRQLIARRALADCAAWLGQTRVFAESARGTL; encoded by the coding sequence ATGAACACCATCTCCTCCTATTCCCCCATTCACGTGGTAGGCGGCGGGCTTGCCGGCTCGGAAGCCGCCTGGCAGATCGCCAGCGCGGGCGTTCCCGTCATTCTGCATGAAATGCGCGGCGTGCGCGGTACGGATGCCCACAAGACCGAGGGACTTGCCGAACTCGTCTGCTCCAATTCCTTCCGGTCCGACGATGCGACCAGCAATGCCGTCGGGGTCATCCACGCGGAAATGCGCATGGCAGGCTCGCTGATCATGGCCGCTGCCGACCGTCACCAGGTGCCTGCAGGCGGCGCGCTCGCCGTCGATCGCGACGGTTTCTCGGATGCCGTGACCCACGCCATCCACGACCATCCGCTCATCACCGTCGTGCGTGAAGAGATCACCGGCCTGCCGCCAAGCGACTGGGATCTTGCCATCGTCGCCACGGGACCGTTGACGGCGCCGTCGCTCGCAACTGCGATCCAGGCGGAGACCGGTGAGGATTCGCTCGCGTTCTTCGACGCCATCGCGCCCATCGTCTATCGCGAGAGCATCGACATGGATATCTGTTGGTACCAGTCGCGCTATGACAAGGTCGGTCCCGGCGGCACCGGCAAGGACTACATCAATTGCCCGATGGACGAGGCCCAGTACAATGCCTTCGTCGACGCGCTGATCGCAGGTGACACGGTCGGTTTCAAGGAATGGGAAGGCACGCCCTATTTCGATGGCTGCCTGCCGATCGAGGTCATGGCCGAACGCGGCCGCGAGACGCTGCGCCACGGGCCGATGAAGCCGATGGGGCTGACGAACGCGCATAACCCGACGGTCAAAGCCTATGCCGTCGTGCAACTGCGGCAGGACAACGCGCTCGGCACGCTCTACAATATGGTCGGCTTCCAGACGAAGCTGAAATATGGTGCGCAGGCAGAAATCTTCCGGATGATCCCGGGTCTGGAAAATGCGGAATTTGCCCGCCTCGGCGGCCTGCACCGCAACACCTACATCAATTCTCCCACCCTGCTCGATCGATCGCTGACGCTGAAATCCCGGGCCGGCCTGCGTTTCGCCGGGCAGATCACCGGCTGCGAGGGCTATGTGGAAAGCGCCAGCGTCGGGCTGCTCGCGGGGCGTTTCGCCGCCGCCGAACGCAAGGGCGAAGCGATCTCGCTGCCGCCGACTACGACGGCGCTCGGTTCGCTGCTCGGTCATATCACAGGCGGGCACATCGTCACTGACGAGGAGCCCGGCAAACGGTCGTTCCAGCCGATGAACATCAATTTCGGGCTGTTCCCGGAGCTTGAGCCCGGTTCGATCGTCAAGCCCGAGGGGGTCAAGCGCTTTCGTGGCAAGGACAAGACGATCATGAAACGGCAGTTGATCGCCCGGCGCGCGCTTGCGGACTGCGCCGCCTGGCTCGGCCAGACACGGGTGTTTGCCGAAAGTGCCCGAGGAACACTTTGA
- a CDS encoding DUF1127 domain-containing protein, producing the protein MNPIRIAKSWISYRRTLNELGSLSNQTLSDIGVSRYDIRNIASRSFR; encoded by the coding sequence ATGAACCCAATTCGCATTGCAAAAAGCTGGATCAGCTACCGCCGTACGCTCAATGAACTCGGCAGCCTTTCCAACCAGACCCTGTCCGACATCGGCGTCAGCCGTTACGACATCCGCAACATCGCATCCCGCTCGTTCCGCTAA
- a CDS encoding DUF1127 domain-containing protein, whose translation MNITRSFNNWRKYRQTVTELGRMTNRELHDLGIDRSDIHRVAREASSR comes from the coding sequence ATGAACATCACTCGCTCTTTCAACAACTGGCGCAAGTATCGTCAGACCGTTACGGAACTTGGCCGTATGACCAACCGCGAATTGCATGACCTCGGCATCGACCGTTCGGACATCCATCGCGTTGCTCGCGAAGCTTCTTCTCGCTAA
- a CDS encoding DUF2157 domain-containing protein: MYRGRLERDLSLWVGKGLLGAETAGALLAEYDSRPASFSLGRVLMALAAVLLAAAVLLVVASNWEAIPRLVRVGAILALIWAVHIAAALMLARGATAVASGLLVIGAMSFGGAISLVGQMYHLSGDEQTVMYLWFAITAISAILFRSGAVVVVAGFLSWASFAVYLENNDTHWIGFDPWMAPAMAVITIALVRYTGAERARHLAYLLLIGWLAWLYTLHEEIAVAIAFAIGGMAAFVATALPVPRVVSLVRSAGAAPAFYSFLVATIGLLLLHIEIEQGWRLVVLGVATLGAAVLAIALHGRDNGAVRYLAYTTFAAEMLYLASVTVGSILGTSSLFLFSGIVVALVAWIVIRLERRFSREARA; this comes from the coding sequence ATGTATCGCGGCAGATTGGAGCGGGATCTCTCGCTCTGGGTGGGCAAGGGTCTGCTTGGAGCGGAAACGGCCGGCGCGCTTCTCGCCGAATATGACAGCCGCCCGGCAAGCTTCAGCCTCGGCCGGGTGCTGATGGCGTTGGCGGCGGTGCTGCTTGCCGCTGCGGTCCTGCTGGTCGTCGCCTCCAACTGGGAGGCCATCCCGCGCCTCGTGCGGGTCGGCGCCATCCTCGCCCTGATCTGGGCGGTGCACATTGCCGCCGCCCTCATGCTCGCCCGTGGCGCGACGGCGGTCGCAAGCGGGCTGCTGGTCATCGGCGCGATGAGCTTCGGCGGTGCCATATCGCTGGTGGGGCAAATGTATCATCTCTCTGGTGACGAGCAGACGGTGATGTATCTCTGGTTCGCGATCACGGCAATCTCGGCGATCCTGTTCCGTTCGGGCGCGGTGGTTGTGGTTGCTGGTTTCCTTTCCTGGGCGTCCTTCGCCGTCTATCTCGAGAACAACGACACACACTGGATCGGGTTCGATCCCTGGATGGCGCCGGCCATGGCGGTGATCACAATCGCGCTGGTGCGTTACACCGGCGCCGAACGCGCCCGTCATCTCGCCTATCTGCTGCTGATCGGCTGGCTCGCCTGGCTCTACACGCTTCATGAGGAGATCGCCGTGGCGATCGCCTTCGCCATTGGCGGAATGGCGGCCTTCGTGGCGACCGCACTGCCGGTTCCGCGCGTTGTCTCCCTGGTCAGGAGCGCCGGTGCGGCACCGGCCTTCTATAGTTTCCTGGTCGCCACGATCGGCTTGTTGCTGCTGCATATCGAGATCGAGCAAGGTTGGCGGCTGGTGGTACTCGGAGTGGCGACACTCGGTGCTGCCGTACTGGCGATCGCTCTCCATGGCCGCGATAATGGCGCCGTGCGTTATCTCGCCTACACGACCTTTGCCGCGGAGATGCTTTATCTCGCCTCCGTCACCGTCGGTTCAATCCTCGGCACCTCGAGTCTTTTCCTTTTTTCTGGCATCGTGGTGGCGCTTGTCGCCTGGATCGTCATTCGTCTCGAGCGGCGCTTTTCACGGGAGGCGCGCGCATGA
- a CDS encoding GDYXXLXY domain-containing protein: MNSLMARLQSGSGYLLSAIIVASLQTVILGAIIQSRASILSNGAEVLLKTAPVDPRDFLRGDYVILNYDISTVPVQTISGGVPTEPGERTLWVRLKKQGDGFWTVSESAFHALPPQPETVILRSHPFYSSGLAAGDSVRVEYGIERYYVPEGQGKPIEEARNDGAVAIMARVSPDGSAQIRSLLVDGKPVYEEPLY; the protein is encoded by the coding sequence ATGAACTCGTTGATGGCAAGACTGCAATCCGGCAGTGGCTATCTGCTTTCGGCAATCATCGTCGCCAGCCTGCAGACCGTCATCCTCGGCGCGATCATCCAGAGCCGGGCGTCGATCCTCAGTAATGGCGCCGAGGTCCTGCTGAAGACGGCTCCGGTCGATCCACGCGATTTCCTGCGCGGTGATTATGTCATCTTGAATTACGACATTTCCACCGTGCCGGTGCAGACGATCTCCGGTGGCGTGCCCACCGAGCCCGGCGAGCGCACGCTGTGGGTCCGGTTGAAGAAGCAGGGGGATGGCTTCTGGACGGTAAGCGAATCGGCCTTCCACGCGCTGCCGCCGCAGCCGGAGACGGTGATCCTGCGCAGTCATCCTTTCTATAGCAGTGGGCTGGCCGCGGGCGACAGTGTCCGGGTCGAATACGGCATCGAGCGCTACTATGTTCCGGAAGGTCAGGGCAAGCCGATCGAGGAGGCCCGCAATGATGGGGCCGTCGCCATTATGGCGCGCGTCTCGCCTGATGGAAGTGCGCAGATTCGCAGCCTGCTCGTCGACGGCAAGCCGGTTTACGAAGAACCGCTATACTGA
- the tig gene encoding trigger factor — MQVIETLAEGLKREIKVVIPAKDMEDKMNERLADVKDKIRINGFRPGKVPAAHLKKVYGKSIMADLVNEIVREQPAAILSSRGEKSATQPEIAMTEDKDEADKILTAQQDFEFTLSYEVLPPIELKSVKGIKVTREVIDISDEEVNEQVLKVAESARSYESKTGKAANGDRVTMDYVGKVDGEAFEGGTDQGAELVIGSGRFIPGFEDQLVGVKAGEEKTITVTFPADYPAKNLAGKEATFDITVKDVAAPGAVEINDQLASKLGIESADRLKEIVRGQIESQYGSLTRQKLKRQILDQLDEMYKFDTPASLVDAEYNGIWSQVNNDLAQSGKTFEDEDTTEEKAREEYKTLAERRVRLGLVLSEIGEKAGVEVTEDEMQRAIYDQLRQYPGQEKQILEFFRSQPGAAASIRAPIFEEKVIDHLLTEIDVTDKKVTKEELLAEEEGEAKAETKKAAPKKKAAAKADAAEAGEGEEAAAPKKKAASKKKASEDSAE; from the coding sequence ATGCAGGTTATCGAAACGCTCGCTGAAGGGCTGAAGCGCGAAATCAAGGTCGTTATCCCGGCCAAGGACATGGAAGACAAGATGAATGAGCGTCTTGCCGATGTGAAGGACAAGATCCGCATCAACGGCTTCCGTCCGGGCAAGGTCCCCGCTGCTCACCTGAAGAAGGTTTACGGCAAGTCGATCATGGCCGATCTCGTCAACGAGATCGTCCGCGAGCAGCCCGCCGCTATCCTGTCCAGCCGCGGCGAGAAGTCGGCCACGCAGCCGGAAATCGCCATGACTGAGGACAAGGACGAGGCCGACAAGATCCTCACCGCCCAGCAGGATTTCGAATTCACGCTGTCCTACGAAGTGCTGCCGCCGATTGAGCTTAAGTCCGTCAAGGGCATCAAGGTTACGCGCGAAGTCATCGATATCTCGGATGAGGAAGTCAACGAGCAGGTCCTGAAGGTCGCCGAAAGCGCCCGCTCCTACGAGAGCAAGACCGGCAAGGCCGCAAACGGCGACCGCGTCACCATGGATTATGTCGGCAAGGTTGACGGCGAAGCCTTCGAAGGCGGCACCGATCAGGGCGCCGAACTGGTGATCGGCTCCGGCCGCTTCATTCCGGGCTTCGAAGACCAGCTCGTTGGCGTCAAGGCTGGCGAAGAGAAGACCATCACCGTGACCTTCCCGGCCGACTATCCGGCCAAGAATCTTGCCGGCAAGGAAGCGACCTTCGACATCACGGTCAAGGACGTCGCAGCTCCGGGCGCTGTCGAAATCAACGACCAGCTCGCCTCCAAGCTCGGCATCGAATCTGCCGATCGCCTGAAGGAGATCGTCCGTGGCCAGATCGAATCGCAGTACGGCTCGCTGACCCGCCAGAAGCTGAAGCGTCAGATCCTCGATCAGCTCGATGAGATGTACAAGTTCGATACCCCGGCTTCGCTCGTCGACGCCGAGTACAACGGCATCTGGAGCCAGGTGAACAACGATCTCGCCCAGTCCGGTAAGACCTTCGAAGACGAAGACACGACCGAAGAGAAGGCACGTGAGGAATACAAGACGCTTGCCGAGCGTCGCGTCCGCCTCGGCCTCGTTCTCTCCGAGATCGGCGAAAAGGCCGGCGTCGAAGTCACCGAAGACGAAATGCAGCGGGCTATCTACGATCAGCTGCGCCAGTATCCGGGCCAGGAAAAGCAGATCCTCGAATTCTTCCGCAGCCAGCCGGGTGCCGCCGCTTCGATCCGCGCGCCGATCTTCGAAGAGAAGGTCATCGATCACCTGCTGACGGAAATCGACGTTACGGACAAGAAAGTGACGAAGGAAGAACTGCTCGCCGAGGAAGAAGGCGAAGCCAAGGCTGAAACCAAGAAGGCCGCGCCGAAGAAGAAGGCCGCCGCCAAGGCCGATGCTGCCGAGGCCGGTGAAGGCGAGGAAGCCGCCGCTCCGAAGAAAAAGGCTGCTTCGAAGAAGAAGGCTTCCGAGGACAGCGCCGAATAA
- a CDS encoding nuclear transport factor 2 family protein, which produces MTEKNDMKKLVEEIYAVRDRGDIESTLALIGDDCTFRMVGNTRMSPFSTEASGAAFRQAIMQLITVWDLSKVKTAGIYVDEDEHMVFAHREGEVRHIPSGVSFHTEFVDKIHFRDGRPFKIVEFVDTLQVAETTKMIQIA; this is translated from the coding sequence ATGACCGAAAAGAATGACATGAAGAAGCTGGTAGAGGAAATCTATGCTGTGCGTGATCGCGGCGATATAGAGAGCACACTGGCCCTGATCGGCGACGATTGCACTTTCCGAATGGTCGGCAATACACGGATGTCGCCCTTTTCGACTGAAGCAAGCGGGGCCGCCTTTCGCCAGGCGATAATGCAGCTGATTACTGTGTGGGATCTATCCAAGGTCAAGACAGCGGGCATCTATGTGGACGAAGACGAGCATATGGTCTTCGCCCATCGCGAGGGCGAGGTCAGGCACATCCCATCGGGTGTGAGCTTCCACACGGAATTCGTCGACAAGATCCATTTCAGGGATGGGAGACCGTTCAAGATCGTCGAATTCGTCGACACGCTGCAAGTGGCCGAGACAACCAAGATGATCCAGATCGCATGA